In Chitinophaga sp. HK235, a single window of DNA contains:
- a CDS encoding prolyl oligopeptidase family serine peptidase, with the protein MRKMFLALSLLGASFAYAQQPAKKPLDHTVYDSWQSIGTKLISNDGQWVVYTVTPQEGDATLVIYDRKTGRSQSIPRGTNPVITNDSRHVIFSIKPLFKDTREARIKKKKPAEMPKDSMGIVTLASGDLQKLPGIKSFKTPAKGSGWLAYLAEKPAADTAKAKGRKTTTKTTDDDDKSASDKNEDGILVIRQLKDGRQDSVKNVAEYAFSKPGNSLLIEITSDKKDSLSRSGVLLWHTAARKADTLSRGYGDYKQFAFDEKGEQAAYFGTRDSAKSLQQFYQLFYYKPGQDSAFTAATKNSSGIPSRWTISPNSKIWFSNDGQRLFFGTAPILPVKDTNIVDFEVAKVDIWNYKEDYLQPMQLKNADQELKRSYAAVYYPGTKRLVQLGDHDLENVIIPAEGNGRYALGSSNKGERIALQWTGRTLYTSYLINLEDGTRKKVKEKLEGDFSISPDGKYIVWYDMAARHYFSYNNATGTIVNISQNIPTQIFDEEDDHPDLPISYGIAGWLANDQFVYIYDRYDIWQVDPTGKTAPSMITGGMGRKGKISFHVLKLDEEQRFFSPGQTLVLSAFEDSTKYNGYYSLQLLTKNDKARQPKQLVLGPNSYQELKKAKDANAFTYTRASYIESPNVYTGDLDKAIKISNTNPQQQEYNWGTASLYKWTTFSGKPSEGILYKPENFDPNKKYPVILYFYEILTDGLYNYQAPAPTPSRLNISFFVSRGYLVFAPDIRYENGHPGQSAYDYIVSAADDLAKQPWVDGQNMGIQGQSWGGYQVAYLITRTNRFKAAWSGAPVANMTSAYGGIRWESGMNRQFQYEHSQSRIGATLWEKPELYIENSPLFNLPKVTTPIAIMANDADGAVPWYQGIELFTGLRRLGKPVWMLNYNNEAHNLVQRQNRKDIQRREQQFFDHFLKGAPAPQWLESGVPATEKGINWGWDVKSEDNK; encoded by the coding sequence ATGAGAAAAATGTTTCTGGCCCTCTCCCTGCTGGGGGCCTCTTTTGCCTATGCACAACAACCTGCCAAAAAACCGCTGGACCATACCGTTTATGACAGCTGGCAGAGTATTGGGACCAAACTGATCAGCAATGATGGTCAGTGGGTGGTATACACGGTAACTCCACAGGAAGGCGATGCCACCCTGGTTATCTATGACCGCAAAACAGGCCGTTCACAGTCCATTCCACGCGGCACCAACCCGGTGATAACCAACGACTCCCGCCACGTGATCTTCAGCATCAAACCGCTGTTTAAAGATACCCGCGAGGCACGCATCAAAAAGAAAAAACCGGCGGAAATGCCGAAAGACTCCATGGGTATCGTTACCCTGGCCTCCGGCGACCTGCAGAAACTCCCCGGTATCAAATCCTTTAAGACTCCAGCCAAAGGCAGCGGATGGCTCGCCTATCTCGCTGAAAAACCAGCCGCTGATACCGCTAAAGCCAAAGGCCGCAAAACCACTACCAAAACAACCGACGACGATGACAAAAGTGCTTCCGACAAAAATGAAGATGGCATCCTCGTCATCCGCCAACTGAAAGATGGTCGCCAGGATTCCGTTAAAAACGTGGCTGAATACGCTTTTAGCAAACCAGGCAACAGCTTGCTCATAGAAATCACTTCCGATAAAAAAGACTCGCTCTCCCGCAGCGGCGTACTGTTATGGCATACTGCCGCCCGCAAAGCCGATACCCTCAGCCGCGGCTATGGCGACTACAAACAGTTTGCCTTCGATGAAAAAGGTGAACAGGCCGCCTATTTCGGTACCCGCGACAGCGCCAAATCCCTCCAGCAGTTCTACCAGCTGTTTTATTATAAACCAGGACAGGACAGCGCATTCACCGCTGCCACCAAAAACAGCAGTGGCATCCCTTCCCGCTGGACCATCAGCCCTAACAGCAAAATATGGTTCAGCAATGACGGGCAGCGCCTGTTCTTCGGCACTGCTCCCATCCTCCCGGTAAAGGATACCAACATCGTGGATTTTGAAGTGGCCAAAGTAGATATCTGGAACTACAAAGAAGACTACCTGCAACCCATGCAGCTGAAAAATGCAGACCAGGAACTGAAAAGAAGTTATGCCGCAGTATACTACCCCGGCACCAAACGCCTTGTTCAGCTGGGAGATCACGACCTCGAAAACGTGATCATTCCTGCAGAAGGCAACGGCCGCTATGCACTCGGATCTTCCAATAAAGGTGAGCGCATTGCCCTTCAGTGGACCGGCCGTACGCTGTACACCAGCTACCTCATCAATCTGGAAGATGGTACCCGTAAAAAAGTAAAAGAAAAACTGGAAGGCGACTTCTCCATCTCTCCTGATGGCAAATACATCGTATGGTACGACATGGCTGCCCGGCATTATTTCTCCTACAATAACGCTACCGGCACCATCGTCAATATCAGCCAGAACATCCCCACTCAGATCTTTGATGAAGAAGATGACCATCCGGACCTGCCCATATCCTATGGTATAGCCGGCTGGCTGGCCAATGATCAGTTTGTGTATATCTATGACCGTTATGACATCTGGCAGGTAGACCCTACCGGCAAAACAGCTCCTTCCATGATCACCGGCGGCATGGGCCGCAAAGGAAAAATCAGCTTCCACGTTCTCAAACTGGATGAGGAACAACGGTTCTTCAGCCCCGGTCAAACCCTGGTGCTCAGCGCTTTTGAAGATAGTACCAAATACAATGGTTATTATTCCCTCCAGCTGCTGACCAAAAATGATAAAGCCCGTCAGCCCAAACAGCTGGTACTGGGACCCAACAGTTATCAGGAGCTGAAAAAGGCCAAAGATGCCAATGCCTTCACCTATACCAGGGCCAGTTATATTGAGTCTCCCAACGTGTATACCGGCGACCTGGACAAAGCCATCAAAATCAGCAACACCAACCCCCAGCAACAGGAATACAACTGGGGTACGGCTTCACTGTACAAATGGACTACTTTCAGCGGTAAACCATCAGAAGGTATTCTCTATAAACCGGAAAATTTCGATCCTAACAAAAAATACCCGGTTATTCTCTATTTCTACGAGATACTGACCGATGGACTGTACAACTACCAGGCGCCGGCACCTACTCCTTCCAGACTCAATATCTCCTTCTTTGTGAGCCGGGGTTACCTGGTGTTTGCGCCGGACATCCGTTATGAAAACGGTCATCCCGGCCAAAGCGCATACGACTACATTGTAAGCGCAGCCGATGACCTGGCCAAACAACCCTGGGTAGATGGCCAGAACATGGGTATCCAGGGCCAGAGCTGGGGCGGTTATCAGGTGGCTTACCTCATTACCCGCACCAACCGCTTCAAGGCGGCATGGTCAGGTGCACCGGTGGCCAACATGACCAGTGCCTATGGTGGCATACGCTGGGAAAGCGGTATGAACAGACAGTTCCAGTACGAACACTCTCAAAGCCGTATCGGTGCTACCCTCTGGGAGAAGCCCGAGCTGTATATCGAAAACTCCCCGCTATTCAACCTGCCTAAGGTGACTACGCCTATCGCGATCATGGCCAACGATGCCGATGGAGCAGTTCCCTGGTATCAGGGCATAGAACTGTTCACCGGCCTGCGTCGCCTCGGTAAGCCCGTTTGGATGCTGAACTACAACAACGAAGCACACAACCTGGTACAACGCCAGAACCGTAAGGATATCCAGCGCCGTGAACAACAGTTCTTCGACCATTTCCTGAAAGGTGCTCCGGCTCCTCAATGGCTCGAATCAGGCGTACCTGCCACAGAAAAAGGCATTAACTGGGGCTGGGATGTTAAAAGCGAGGATAATAAATAA
- a CDS encoding RagB/SusD family nutrient uptake outer membrane protein, with translation MRKRKYLPIILTIALAAAGCKKYVDKGLVDQFDDSNFWISEDNVRMYSWPFYEIFKGYGNGNGSGDFYFTTLNDDQASPAISVLTTVVPTTSGKWDFTLIRKANVLLERINKVPMPDDAKNHWRGVARFFRAYAYFNLVKDYGDVPWVGRAADISDTAYVYKSRDPRAAVMDSVLADLDFACANVRVKDQENTVNQYVALALKSRICLFEGTWREYHKEAKLPDAAKFLLAAKDASEKLINGPFALNANYTTTYNSLDLTGNKEVMLYKRYVPGYLGHSLIGYLTSSTTMSGLNKSAIDAFVCSDGLPIKLSPLYQGDNNIKATRMNRDNRLLLSIDTVLCYPTNLVSGRTSTTGYRPTKFLNPQVANVVAPFNDTDAPLFWLAEVLLNYAEAAAVLDKLGQYTFTQTDLDKSINKLRTRAGIPALQTSGGGQTAVNGVSFSDPANTTSVSSLIWEIRRERRVELMLDGFRYYDLMRWSLGDNLTTTTNPDITKGAKVPPPPAGSKDLTVDENGYISVYNAGISRVFDKNKNYLEPIPSGQISLYPGGNLEQNPGWK, from the coding sequence ATGAGAAAACGTAAATATTTACCCATTATATTGACAATTGCGCTCGCAGCTGCGGGTTGCAAGAAGTATGTAGATAAAGGTCTGGTTGATCAGTTTGATGACAGTAACTTCTGGATTTCAGAAGATAATGTCCGCATGTATTCCTGGCCTTTCTATGAAATATTTAAAGGCTATGGCAACGGCAACGGCTCCGGTGATTTTTATTTCACCACCCTGAACGATGACCAGGCATCTCCTGCGATTTCGGTATTAACCACGGTAGTTCCAACTACATCCGGCAAATGGGATTTCACCCTGATCCGTAAAGCCAACGTGCTGCTGGAAAGGATAAACAAAGTGCCCATGCCGGATGATGCTAAAAACCACTGGAGGGGTGTAGCCCGCTTTTTCCGCGCCTATGCCTACTTCAACCTGGTAAAGGATTATGGTGATGTACCCTGGGTGGGCCGCGCCGCCGACATCAGCGATACCGCTTATGTATACAAATCCCGCGATCCCCGTGCTGCGGTAATGGACAGTGTGCTGGCCGACCTGGATTTTGCCTGTGCTAACGTCCGTGTAAAAGATCAGGAAAATACAGTCAACCAGTACGTAGCCCTCGCTCTCAAATCAAGGATATGTCTGTTTGAAGGAACCTGGCGCGAATACCATAAAGAGGCAAAACTGCCTGATGCCGCCAAATTCCTCCTGGCTGCCAAAGATGCCAGCGAGAAATTAATAAACGGTCCTTTTGCGCTGAACGCCAACTATACCACTACCTATAACTCCCTCGACCTTACCGGTAACAAAGAGGTGATGCTTTATAAAAGGTATGTGCCGGGTTATCTGGGACATAGTTTGATTGGTTACCTGACCAGCAGTACCACCATGAGTGGTCTTAATAAATCCGCTATTGATGCATTTGTATGTTCTGATGGATTACCCATCAAACTTTCTCCGCTGTACCAGGGAGACAATAATATCAAGGCCACCCGGATGAACAGGGACAACCGCCTGTTGCTTTCTATCGATACCGTACTGTGTTATCCAACCAACCTGGTGTCCGGAAGAACCAGCACCACCGGCTATCGCCCTACTAAATTCCTGAACCCGCAGGTAGCCAACGTTGTAGCGCCTTTTAACGATACAGACGCTCCGCTTTTCTGGCTGGCAGAAGTACTGCTGAACTACGCAGAAGCCGCAGCTGTTCTGGACAAACTGGGTCAATACACTTTCACCCAGACCGATCTGGATAAGTCCATCAACAAACTGCGTACCCGTGCCGGCATCCCGGCCCTGCAAACATCCGGCGGCGGACAAACAGCCGTAAACGGAGTAAGCTTCAGCGACCCTGCAAACACAACTTCGGTTTCCTCACTCATCTGGGAAATCAGACGTGAAAGAAGGGTAGAACTGATGCTCGATGGTTTCCGTTACTACGATCTGATGCGCTGGTCATTAGGCGACAACCTGACCACTACCACCAATCCGGATATCACAAAAGGTGCTAAAGTGCCTCCACCACCTGCAGGCAGTAAAGACCTGACTGTTGATGAAAACGGATATATCAGTGTATATAACGCCGGCATCAGCAGGGTGTTCGACAAGAATAAAAACTACCTGGAGCCTATCCCAAGTGGCCAGATCTCCCTCTATCCCGGCGGTAATCTGGAACAGAATCCAGGTTGGAAATAG
- a CDS encoding TonB-dependent receptor — translation MKKRLLFIFSFLLVCASSWAQQMVTGTVLDKNNQQPIIGATVMAGKKGTVTDVNGKFSLDAPAGTVVVHVTFIGYQPQDVSVGKNALHILLAPDQRSLEQVVVVGFGTQKKANLTGAVNTVDIGKTMQGRPITDPSKALQGISPGLNIQYSNGGLTASPSINIRGAGSLNGTSRPLILVDNVETPDLTLINPEDIESISVLKDAASTSIYGARAAFGVVLIKTKSGVRNMPTKITYSNNFGWNSPTSLPDFADPVAELTGMINAAKRTGPASPELFGMQLTKLRDGIINWKEKYANNRQGMEMVPGEDFDLPTATSPAYFYRVWNPKDIMFKKWTAQQIHNLNVQGGSEKLSYYLSGSFNDAGGVMKLNPDNMKKYNITGALNAAVTKWLDLDLKMMYRNYEYDAPYQYQPYFQYMWRWGAYFPYGTYQGKYFRHTPGFMANANTNTVTDNYSRVNLGATLKLTKDLNVRADYTIGRDNIVRHEVGGKVMLWDFWQSNMPLASVGGDANDIVTYRNSRYKTNTFNIYATYDKKLSKDHQLKVMAGMNAEDTDTLGFSASRRSPLDPTKAELPLAVGDQTVGGYHYITAYAGMFGRVNYSYKDRWLLELNGRYDGAASFPAHDRWAFFPSVSAGYRITEENFMQPFRKIVSDMKLRASYGTLGNLDLGGKYYIPAINTSNVNWMVGNSYALGAGTPVAVSESLKWEKVRTLDFGTDISLLNNHINVTFDWYQRVNDGMITSKAVPGAFGASAPRINDGSLRTRGYEISVDGNYSLKKDWTVYGTLSFWDNKTVVTEWNNPSMLLTQNYKGQVLGEIWGFETDRYFTSDDDVKNSPDQSKLVSGNFKFGPGDIKYKDLDGNGVIDGGKGTLTDHGDLKRIGNSRPRYQYSIRLGTSYKQFDLDVLFQGVGKMDYWGQGDVTTPMYRAGDILYAHQIDFWTPENQDARYPNPYPGNNNGKIPGLTSLDGSNNFYPQSKYLLNLAYLRLKNITLGYTLPDAWTKRAHLQRVRIYGSAQNIATISNVGLPLDPEITTGEAGIFGRTWPFQKTWSCGLQVNF, via the coding sequence ATGAAGAAAAGGCTACTTTTCATTTTCAGTTTTTTGCTGGTTTGTGCGAGTTCCTGGGCCCAGCAGATGGTCACCGGGACTGTACTGGACAAGAACAACCAGCAACCAATTATCGGGGCCACTGTCATGGCCGGTAAAAAGGGTACCGTAACAGATGTCAACGGTAAATTTTCATTAGACGCGCCTGCAGGCACTGTTGTGGTACACGTAACCTTCATCGGATACCAGCCACAAGATGTTTCTGTTGGCAAAAACGCATTGCACATCCTCCTTGCACCTGACCAACGCTCTCTTGAGCAGGTAGTCGTTGTAGGATTCGGTACACAGAAAAAAGCCAATCTCACCGGTGCTGTAAACACCGTTGACATCGGCAAAACCATGCAGGGAAGACCGATCACAGATCCTTCCAAAGCATTGCAGGGTATCTCTCCGGGCCTCAACATCCAGTATTCCAACGGAGGACTGACCGCAAGCCCTTCTATCAACATCCGCGGCGCCGGCTCCCTCAACGGTACCAGCCGTCCGCTGATCCTGGTAGATAACGTGGAAACACCAGACCTGACACTGATCAACCCGGAAGACATTGAAAGTATTTCCGTACTGAAAGACGCCGCCTCCACCTCCATCTATGGTGCCCGCGCCGCTTTTGGGGTAGTCCTGATCAAAACAAAGTCAGGTGTGCGTAACATGCCGACAAAAATCACCTACTCCAACAACTTTGGTTGGAACTCTCCTACCAGCCTGCCCGACTTTGCAGATCCGGTAGCCGAACTCACCGGAATGATCAATGCCGCCAAACGTACCGGTCCTGCCTCTCCCGAACTGTTCGGTATGCAGCTGACAAAACTGCGTGATGGTATCATCAACTGGAAAGAGAAATATGCCAACAACCGTCAGGGCATGGAAATGGTTCCTGGTGAAGACTTTGATCTCCCCACAGCCACCAGCCCCGCTTATTTCTACCGCGTCTGGAACCCGAAGGACATCATGTTTAAAAAATGGACCGCTCAGCAAATCCATAACCTGAACGTACAGGGCGGAAGTGAAAAACTTTCCTACTACCTCTCCGGTAGCTTTAACGATGCGGGTGGTGTTATGAAACTCAACCCCGACAACATGAAAAAATACAACATCACCGGTGCCCTGAATGCCGCTGTTACCAAATGGCTGGACCTGGACCTGAAGATGATGTACCGTAACTACGAATACGACGCTCCTTACCAATATCAGCCCTACTTCCAGTATATGTGGCGCTGGGGAGCCTACTTCCCTTACGGCACCTACCAGGGAAAATATTTCCGCCATACACCCGGTTTCATGGCCAACGCCAATACCAATACGGTGACAGACAACTACAGCCGCGTAAATCTGGGTGCTACCCTGAAACTCACTAAAGACCTGAACGTACGTGCTGACTACACTATTGGCCGCGATAACATTGTACGTCATGAAGTAGGTGGAAAAGTAATGCTGTGGGACTTCTGGCAGTCTAATATGCCACTCGCCAGCGTTGGCGGCGATGCAAACGACATCGTTACCTACAGAAACAGCCGTTACAAAACAAATACCTTCAACATCTACGCCACCTACGATAAAAAGCTGAGCAAAGACCATCAGTTGAAAGTAATGGCCGGTATGAACGCTGAAGATACTGACACCCTCGGTTTCTCTGCTTCCAGACGTTCACCGCTGGACCCTACCAAAGCTGAACTTCCGCTTGCTGTAGGTGACCAGACTGTTGGTGGCTACCATTACATCACCGCCTATGCAGGTATGTTCGGTAGAGTGAACTATAGCTACAAAGACAGATGGTTGCTGGAACTGAACGGCAGATATGATGGCGCCGCCTCTTTCCCCGCACACGACCGTTGGGCATTTTTCCCATCCGTTTCTGCTGGTTACCGCATCACCGAGGAAAACTTCATGCAGCCCTTCCGCAAAATAGTGTCCGACATGAAGCTCCGTGCGTCCTATGGTACCCTGGGTAACCTGGACCTTGGCGGAAAATACTATATCCCTGCTATCAACACCAGCAACGTCAACTGGATGGTGGGCAACAGTTATGCACTGGGTGCCGGAACACCTGTTGCGGTTAGTGAGAGTCTTAAATGGGAAAAAGTACGCACCCTCGATTTCGGTACAGATATCAGCCTGCTCAATAATCACATCAACGTAACCTTCGACTGGTACCAACGTGTAAACGATGGCATGATCACCAGTAAAGCAGTACCAGGTGCTTTCGGTGCAAGCGCTCCCAGAATTAATGACGGCAGCCTGCGTACCCGTGGTTATGAAATATCTGTAGATGGTAACTACAGCCTGAAAAAAGACTGGACCGTATATGGTACCCTCTCTTTCTGGGACAACAAAACCGTTGTTACAGAATGGAACAATCCTTCCATGCTCCTCACCCAAAACTATAAAGGCCAGGTGCTCGGAGAAATCTGGGGCTTTGAAACCGACCGTTATTTCACATCAGATGACGATGTTAAAAATTCTCCTGATCAGTCCAAACTGGTTAGTGGCAACTTCAAATTCGGTCCCGGCGACATCAAATACAAAGACCTCGATGGCAACGGCGTAATCGATGGCGGTAAAGGTACCCTCACCGATCATGGTGACCTGAAACGTATCGGTAACTCCCGTCCACGCTACCAGTATAGCATCCGCCTCGGCACCAGCTACAAACAATTCGATCTGGACGTGCTGTTCCAGGGTGTAGGTAAAATGGATTACTGGGGTCAGGGAGACGTAACAACTCCGATGTACCGCGCTGGCGACATCCTGTACGCACACCAAATCGATTTCTGGACACCGGAAAATCAGGATGCCCGTTATCCAAACCCTTATCCAGGCAACAACAATGGTAAAATACCTGGTCTGACTTCCCTGGACGGTAGCAATAACTTCTACCCTCAGTCAAAATATCTGCTGAACCTCGCTTACCTGCGTCTGAAAAATATCACCCTCGGCTATACGCTGCCGGATGCATGGACCAAACGCGCGCATTTACAACGTGTACGCATTTACGGTAGCGCCCAGAATATCGCGACCATCTCTAATGTTGGCTTACCGCTCGATCCGGAAATCACTACCGGTGAAGCCGGCATCTTCGGCAGAACCTGGCCGTTCCAGAAAACATGGTCTTGTGGTTTACAGGTGAACTTCTAA
- a CDS encoding DeoR/GlpR family DNA-binding transcription regulator gives MLKEERQAFIMKQINLHNKVLSTDISAMLSISEDTVRRDLKEMAEEGKVLKVHGGAIGRSFHYPFNEGNTVYAQAAKKQIAEKTLKLLKNDMVILTGGGTSMIELAKAIPENLRATFFTISPLVALQLVEHPNLTVITIGGQLSRSSHIHIGASVINQLADIKVDLCLLGANGFSVQDGMTESDWEVVQVKRAMLRASKKMAVLSIAEKLNSSQRMKVCDVNQINYLITELEPDNHFLAAYQHLDLQLF, from the coding sequence ATGTTGAAAGAAGAGCGTCAGGCTTTTATAATGAAGCAGATCAACCTGCACAACAAAGTTTTGTCAACCGATATCAGCGCCATGCTCAGTATTTCTGAAGACACCGTCCGACGCGACCTGAAAGAAATGGCAGAAGAAGGTAAGGTATTGAAAGTACATGGCGGCGCCATCGGCCGCTCTTTTCATTATCCTTTTAATGAAGGCAATACTGTATATGCGCAAGCTGCAAAAAAGCAAATAGCCGAAAAAACACTCAAACTACTGAAAAACGATATGGTCATCCTCACCGGCGGCGGCACCTCCATGATAGAACTGGCCAAAGCCATCCCGGAAAACCTGAGAGCGACGTTTTTCACTATCAGTCCCCTGGTAGCCCTCCAGCTGGTGGAACATCCCAATCTTACCGTGATCACCATCGGTGGGCAACTATCCCGCAGCTCCCATATTCATATAGGCGCCAGCGTTATCAACCAGCTGGCAGATATTAAGGTAGATCTCTGTCTGCTGGGAGCCAATGGTTTTTCCGTACAGGATGGTATGACAGAATCAGACTGGGAAGTGGTACAGGTGAAAAGAGCTATGCTCAGGGCTTCAAAAAAAATGGCTGTCCTCAGTATTGCAGAAAAACTGAATTCTTCCCAACGCATGAAAGTGTGTGATGTTAACCAGATCAACTATCTGATTACAGAACTGGAACCCGACAACCATTTCCTGGCTGCCTATCAGCATCTTGACCTGCAGTTGTTTTAA
- a CDS encoding DMT family transporter, which translates to MKKAFLQLHLSVFLAGFTGILGKLISLNEGLLVWYRLLLTSVTMYILFRLQGTFRKLPWKDILPIGATGVVVALHWLFFYGSIKYSNVSIGVICFSLTSLFTAIFDPLLNRRRFDIVEMLLSMLTLFGILLIFHFDTQYRTGIILGIISAMFAALFTVYNKRLVKRFDTNTITFYELSTGLVVLSVALPFYLHFFPVTSFIPGTSDFIYLLVLAWLCTICMYTLSMNALKKISPFTVNLCFNLEPVYSIVMAFILFHENQLLNGAFYVGLACIVLSVVLQMARVAWQHKTGKMLAH; encoded by the coding sequence ATGAAAAAAGCATTTCTCCAGCTGCATCTTTCTGTATTTCTTGCAGGATTTACCGGCATTTTAGGCAAACTTATCTCTTTGAATGAAGGTCTGCTGGTATGGTACCGGTTGCTGCTCACTTCGGTGACCATGTACATATTGTTCCGCCTGCAGGGCACCTTCCGTAAACTGCCCTGGAAAGATATTCTGCCGATAGGTGCTACAGGCGTGGTAGTAGCCTTACACTGGCTGTTTTTTTATGGCAGCATCAAATATTCTAACGTCTCTATCGGAGTAATCTGTTTTTCGCTGACAAGCCTTTTTACAGCCATTTTTGACCCGCTGCTCAACCGCCGCCGTTTTGATATCGTCGAAATGCTGCTCAGCATGCTGACACTTTTCGGGATTTTGCTGATTTTCCATTTCGACACACAATACCGCACCGGTATTATACTCGGCATCATCTCCGCCATGTTCGCCGCTTTGTTCACCGTGTACAACAAACGCCTGGTCAAACGTTTTGATACCAATACCATTACCTTTTATGAATTATCAACCGGCCTGGTGGTACTATCTGTCGCCCTGCCGTTTTACCTGCATTTTTTCCCCGTAACCTCTTTTATACCCGGCACTTCCGATTTTATCTACTTGCTGGTACTGGCATGGCTCTGCACGATATGCATGTACACACTGAGTATGAATGCACTGAAAAAAATCTCTCCTTTTACCGTAAACCTCTGTTTTAATCTGGAACCGGTGTATAGCATTGTGATGGCGTTTATTCTCTTTCATGAGAACCAACTCCTCAATGGCGCTTTCTATGTCGGACTGGCCTGCATTGTATTATCGGTGGTATTGCAGATGGCCAGGGTGGCCTGGCAGCATAAGACCGGTAAGATGCTCGCCCATTAA
- a CDS encoding polyprenol monophosphomannose synthase translates to MEKLVIIPTYNEKDNIRNIIDAVFSLQQNFHILIVDDGSPDGTGNIVKSLQSEYPGQLFLEERSGKQGLGTAYIHGFKWALARSYQYIFEMDADFSHNPKDLVRLYDACAKGGADVSVGSRYVKGGKTENWPWDRAVLSYGASVYVGMITWMPVKDPTAGFVCYRNTVLEAINLDQIQFVGYAFQIEMKFTAWKLGFTIAEVPITFKDRREGYSKMSKGIIKEGVLGVLKIQWQSLFRNYKKRVTN, encoded by the coding sequence TTGGAAAAGCTTGTCATTATTCCTACGTACAATGAGAAGGATAATATCCGCAACATCATTGACGCTGTATTTTCCTTACAGCAGAATTTCCATATCCTGATTGTGGACGATGGTTCTCCTGACGGTACAGGTAATATTGTAAAATCGCTGCAAAGCGAGTATCCCGGACAACTGTTCCTGGAAGAACGTTCCGGCAAACAAGGGCTGGGAACCGCTTACATCCATGGTTTCAAATGGGCACTGGCCAGAAGTTACCAGTACATCTTTGAAATGGATGCGGATTTCTCCCACAACCCCAAGGACCTGGTACGGCTATACGACGCCTGCGCCAAAGGTGGCGCCGATGTGTCTGTAGGCTCCCGCTATGTCAAAGGAGGTAAAACTGAAAACTGGCCATGGGACCGTGCCGTACTGTCCTACGGCGCCTCTGTTTATGTAGGGATGATCACCTGGATGCCGGTAAAAGACCCTACCGCCGGTTTTGTATGCTATCGGAATACCGTGCTGGAAGCAATCAACCTCGACCAGATCCAGTTTGTAGGCTATGCCTTCCAGATTGAAATGAAATTTACCGCCTGGAAACTTGGCTTTACCATTGCAGAAGTACCCATTACCTTTAAAGACCGCCGCGAAGGATATTCCAAAATGAGCAAAGGTATCATTAAGGAAGGTGTATTAGGTGTATTAAAAATTCAGTGGCAAAGTCTTTTCCGTAACTATAAAAAAAGAGTTACCAACTAA
- a CDS encoding 3'-5' exonuclease produces MPSLLLKRPLAVIDLETTGTNVATDRIIEIAIIKVFPDKSIQNKVKRINPGMPIPAGSTAIHGIKDEDVKDAPTFKQAANELKMFMDGCDLAGYNSNRFDIPLLVEEFLRAEMDFDVSKRRFVDVQRIFHLMEKRTLAAAYKFYCDKQLENAHSAEADALATYEILEAQLGRYEHLQQDIDGLADFTKEEEYIDFARRIVMQGGQEVFNFGKYKGRPVKEVLKAEPQYYDWMMKADFPLNTKQKLSEIYHNMMLKKL; encoded by the coding sequence ATGCCTTCTTTGCTCCTCAAAAGGCCGCTGGCCGTAATAGATCTGGAAACCACCGGTACCAACGTGGCCACAGACCGTATCATCGAAATTGCTATCATCAAAGTATTCCCTGATAAATCCATCCAAAACAAAGTAAAACGTATCAATCCGGGAATGCCCATCCCGGCAGGATCTACAGCAATTCATGGTATTAAGGACGAAGACGTGAAAGATGCGCCGACCTTCAAACAGGCGGCCAACGAACTGAAAATGTTCATGGATGGTTGCGATCTCGCCGGATACAACTCCAACCGCTTCGATATTCCGCTGCTGGTAGAAGAGTTCCTCCGTGCAGAAATGGACTTTGATGTCTCCAAACGCAGATTTGTGGATGTTCAGCGCATCTTCCACCTGATGGAAAAAAGAACGCTGGCCGCTGCCTACAAATTCTATTGCGACAAACAACTGGAAAACGCCCACAGCGCCGAAGCGGACGCCCTCGCCACCTACGAGATCCTGGAAGCCCAGCTGGGCCGCTACGAACACCTCCAGCAGGATATCGATGGACTGGCAGACTTTACCAAAGAAGAAGAATACATCGACTTTGCCCGTCGTATCGTTATGCAGGGCGGACAGGAAGTATTCAACTTCGGTAAATACAAAGGACGCCCCGTAAAAGAAGTGCTGAAGGCTGAGCCTCAATACTATGACTGGATGATGAAGGCAGATTTTCCGCTCAATACCAAGCAGAAACTGTCAGAAATCTATCACAATATGATGTTAAAAAAACTGTAA